From Lysobacter lycopersici:
CGCCCAGCGGTTACCAACTCGACCAGATCCCGCAGGCGCAGGCCGCACTGGTGTCGCTCGACGCCGACAACGGCGCGTTGCGCGCGCTGGTCGGCGGCTACAGTTTCGCCGGCAACAAGTTCAACCGCGCGACCCAGGCGCGGCGCCAGCCGGGTTCCAGCTTCAAGCCGTTCGTGTACGCGGCGGCGTTCGAACGCGGCTTCAACCCCGCTTCGATCGTGCTCGACGCGCCGGTGGTGTTCAAGGATCGTCGCGGCCACATGTGGCGGCCGCAGAACGACAGCGGCAACTTCGCCGGCCCGATGCGCCTGCGCGAGGCGCTGGTGCAATCGCGGAACTTGGTGTCGGTGCGCCTGCTCGATGCGATCGGCGTGGATTACGCACGCAAGTACATCAGCCATTTCGGCATCGACGAATCCGCGCTGCCGCCGAACCTGTCGATGTCGCTGGGCACCGCTTCGCTCTCGCCGATCACCGTCGCCGGCGGTTACGCGGTGTTCGCGAACGGCGGCTTCCGGGTCACGCCGTGGTTCATCGACAACGTGCGCGACCGCGACGGCAAGGTCGTGTTCCAGGAAAAACCGCCGACCGCCTGCCGCAGTTGCGCGGTTGCCGCGCAACCGGGCGCGGCGCCGGTGCAGGTATCGAACGTGGTCGATGGCTTCAACCTCGGCCCCGGCGGTTCGGCGCCCAAGCCGGCGACCGCGAAACCGCAGGCGAACGCGACCACGACGGCCACCGCCGAACCGGCAAAGCCGACCGACGGCGTGCTCGCGCCGCGCGCGATCGACCCGCGCGTCGCCTACCAGATCGTGTCGATGATGCGCGACGTGGTCCAGCGCGGTACCGGCACCGCGGCGAAGGTACTCGGCCGCGAGGATGTCGCCGGCAAGACCGGTTCCACCAACGACCACCGCGACGCATGGTTCTCCGGGCTGGGCGGGCCGTACGTCACCACGGTCTGGGTCGGTCGCGACGACTTCAAGTCGCTGGGCTACCGCGAATACGGCGGCAAGGCCGCGTTGCCGATCTGGATCGACTACATGCGCTCCGCGCTGAAGGACCAGCCCATCGCCGCCAACGATCCCCCCGAAGGCATGGTCAAGGTGTCGGTCAGCGCCGGCGGCCGGCTGCTGCCCGCGGGCAGCGGCGGCATCACCGAGTACGTGAAGGCCGAGGACCTCGAGCGCATGGAAAGCGTGGTCGATTACGACCAGGAACAACAGGACGCGGCGCCGGACGAGGAATCGTTCGACATCTTCTGAGCGGGCGTCACGCGCTTGCCGCTTCTCTTGCGCTACAGTCGTCTCCGGGTTCGACCGGAGACGCGCCATGCACCGCGCACGCCAGCACGCCGAAACCCGCACCCACGAG
This genomic window contains:
- a CDS encoding penicillin-binding protein 1A — protein: MPRFRSLLRWALLGALGLAVLGLIAVGTLYYMVSSRLPDVATLRNVELQEPMYVYARDGRLMAIYGETRRYPVRIAEVPERVKQAFIAVEDNRFYQHHGVDYKGVARAVWLLATTNDKRVPGGSTITQQVARQFFLSSQYSYTRKFAEMLLAMKMERVLSKDEILELYLNKSFFGNRAYGVAAASEFYYGKPLAQLSLDEVASLASIPKFPSSGNPISNPERARERRDYALGRMADLGFIPRSEAQAAQAAPMHASPHERKPEVYAPYVAEMVRREMLARFGGDVLNKGYHVTTTIDPALQAAADKAVRDGLTTYDHRHGWNKPEQHFELADGDGAAEAAARIRAVPAEGGLLPAVVLRSAGGGVEVALADGSTAMVGSDAARWTGKSAASLVARGDLVRLRPVFAADAPAGSAPSGYQLDQIPQAQAALVSLDADNGALRALVGGYSFAGNKFNRATQARRQPGSSFKPFVYAAAFERGFNPASIVLDAPVVFKDRRGHMWRPQNDSGNFAGPMRLREALVQSRNLVSVRLLDAIGVDYARKYISHFGIDESALPPNLSMSLGTASLSPITVAGGYAVFANGGFRVTPWFIDNVRDRDGKVVFQEKPPTACRSCAVAAQPGAAPVQVSNVVDGFNLGPGGSAPKPATAKPQANATTTATAEPAKPTDGVLAPRAIDPRVAYQIVSMMRDVVQRGTGTAAKVLGREDVAGKTGSTNDHRDAWFSGLGGPYVTTVWVGRDDFKSLGYREYGGKAALPIWIDYMRSALKDQPIAANDPPEGMVKVSVSAGGRLLPAGSGGITEYVKAEDLERMESVVDYDQEQQDAAPDEESFDIF